One window of Papaver somniferum cultivar HN1 chromosome 9, ASM357369v1, whole genome shotgun sequence genomic DNA carries:
- the LOC113311662 gene encoding uncharacterized protein LOC113311662, giving the protein MSKLKYYCALGLILLTLYVHLAHDLKRELKKETKGFLSGFLFHVMSTNLIPSENLETVENEAVSTESSVRVSVSVVETQSDQVQDSVGELDNTVERSTSSHRVVEENFNEQLVQCKDKGRKIGIEVRKTKLSSMIKEILVEQAVGMEKLEQEGVEQVVETVGGNSGAVLDGGNGDKESGGLVKGENEEMVSSSIQENQNDGASVAVEVEPDSTGVTESVGHLLDGNLKPEVQVTVVNSVEDEEQKGVQVNGNLSCANLEADMPENIAQVSETERIDSHTIIENLDEGVRVTINSSVTITETVVEQVQVVEGGEVAMMDCEELFAGNPSSLANYQSVEAQAVGGIESQNDVAVADEDLASDAFKTEENGSVEAQNTGIEIVEGGVSTVQTERQIPETQVVAGDKDVALHSTASTNRCHEDETSTQDGKQDIVALVDEPVSHQVDGVANMDSYPVDAGVHATGDPSSLPDESKHTDSGCVIENHVLRDEMLPDVSQENGAEINEMHDDMDFSVLVLDEEITNDNMDVDNFEGNNNEIGDNFAGLEQRKSMRQQLVKPEALKPEPTARYKLIPAEKEGEFSISDLVWGKVRSHPWWPGQIFDPSDASEQAMKYHKKDSFLVAYFGDQSFAWNEASAMKSFCTHFSQMERQNSTEAFRIAVNSALDEIHRRVEFGMACSSTPEDICSEVKYQSIKNPGIREEARTRDGLDKNLSGISFQPVHLVRYVKELALNPCGGGDRLELVIARAQLLAFYRTKGICRLPEFHVFEDGLLECDDFDVISEEKERAEKLVKVEQRTRQSQTRKRKHNPENGAHPNNRKEKSLSDLMTTTKPDTNDRNHADVDSAAPQSFKVGECIRRISSQLTGGPPILKGGSENLQEKGVTFLKEYSCPDMLSKLRLAARDHKKGHSVLTVIGGFFSEFRNFISLSSAGSVKQRKKSEQMVGSAETFDFEDTNDSYWTDRIVQNTSDEQAAGKNTEGKEETDLEANPTQKDNVSQAPGNSCQLAVPKELHAAGKKEPTPSTRKNRKRKGNNDQENPIRSSESGPSTKKPSSRGSRKKKEPPLALTDNNANQLSDVQEKKGPTALLLKFTEPYSVPSATNLNKTFRRFGPLKESETQVVKDSNSAIVVFKAYNDAEVALSSAGKFSIFGPAVVSYELSCFPLPPSKVPVCDSTKGSDFLTLLEEASLCDTTQGGDNIKLLEEASLCDTTPGSDNVKVLEEAPFCDATQSSHDVLEEATFCDATQSSHGVLEEAPFFDAMQSSHDVLEEAPLCDTMQGSHDVELLEGNTT; this is encoded by the exons ATGAGTAAGCTGAAGTATTATTGCGCCCTAGGGCTGATTCTATTGACACTCTATGTTCATTTAGCACACGATCTGAAAAGAGAACTGAAGAAAGAAACGAAGGGGTTTCTCTCTG GGTTTTTGTTTCATGTCATGTCTACAAATCTTATCCCATCTGAAAACCTAGAAACTGTAGAAAATGAGGCTGTTTCTACTGAATCTTCAGTTAGGGTTAGTGTttctgtagttgaaacccaatccgATCAAGTTCAGGATTCTGTAGGGGAATTAGATAATACTGTTGAGAGAAGTACATCTTCTCATCGTGTTGTGGAAGAGAATTTTAATGAACAGTTAGTTCAGTGTAAAGATAAAGGAAGGAAAATTGGAATCGAAGTAAGGAAGACGAAGTTGTCGTCGATGATTAAGGAGATATTGGTTGAACAAGCTGTGGGTATGGAGAAACTAGAGCAGGAGGGGGTTGAGCAAGTAGTTGAAACAGTGGGTGGAAACTCTGGAGCTGTTTTAGATGGGGGAAATGGTGACAAGGAAAGTGGTGGTTTGGTAAAAGGCGAGAACGAGGAAATGGTATCGAGTTCTATCCAAGAGAATCAAAATGATGGGGCTAGTGTTGCAGTAGAGGTTGAGCCAGATTCTACTGGAGTAACTGAGTCCGTGGGTCATTTGTTAGATGGGAATTTGAAACCGGAGGTTCAGGTAACAGTGGTTAATTCTGTAGAAGATGAAGAGCAGAAAGGTGTGCAGGTAAATGGGAATCTCAGTTGCGCAAACTTGGAAGCTGATATGCCAGAGAATATTGCCCAGGTAAGTGAAACTGAGAGAATTGATTCACACACTATAATAGAGAATCTTGATGAGGGGGTTCGTGTTACAATAAATTCTAGTGTAACAATTACTGAAACAGTGGTTGAGCAAGTTCAAGTTGTTGAGGGAGGTGAAGTTGCAATGATGGACTGTGAGGAGCTTTTCGCTGGAAATCCATCTTCATTGGCGAATTATCAAAGTGTTGAAGCTCAGGCAGTTGGTGGCATAGAATCTCAGAATGATGTGGCGGTGGCAGATGAGGATCTGGCTTCAGATGCTTTCAAGACTGAAGAAAATGGTTCTGTTGAGGCGCAGAATACTGGAATTGAGATTGTGGAAGGAGGGGTTTCAACGGTGCAAACTGAACGTCAAATTCCGGAGACCCAAGTTGTTGCTGGGGATAAAGATGTCGCACTTCACAGTACTGCAAGTACAAATCGTTGTCATGAGGATGAAACTTCCACGCAGGatgggaaacaagatattgttgcCCTAGTAGACGAGCCGGTTTCTCATCAGGTAGATGGGGTGGCAAATATGGACTCATATCCTGTCGATGCTGGGGTTCATGCTACCGGAGATCCAAGCTCACTTCCTGACGAGTCTAAACACACAG ATTCGGGGTGCGTTATTGAAAACCATGTTTTGAGAGATGAAATGCTGCCAGACGTGTCTCAAGAAAATGGAGCTGAAATTAATGAGATGCATGATGATATGGATTTCTCTGTGTTGGTTTTAGATGAAGAAATAACTAATGATAACATGGATGTTGACAACTTCGAAGGCAACAATAACGAGATTGGAGATAATTTTGCAGGCCTTGAACAGAGAAAGAGCATGAGGCAACAACTTGTAAAACCAGAGGCCTTAAAGCCTGAACCTACTGCGAGGTACAAACTGATACCAGCAGAGAAAGAAGGCGAATTCTCTATTTCTGACTTAGTATGGGGTAAAGTGAGGAGTCATCCTTGGTGGCCTGGGCAAATATTTGATCCTTCTGATGCGTCGGAACAGGCTATGAAGTATCATAAGAAAGACAGCTTTTTGGTAGCATATTTCGGGGATCAATCATTTGCTTGGAATGAGGCATCAGCAATGAAGTCCTTCTGTACACACTTCTCGCAGATGGAGAGACAGAACAGTACGGAAGCATTTCGAATTGCAGTTAATAGTGCCTTGGATGAGATTCATAGAAGGGTAGAATTTGGGATGGCATGCTCCTCCACGCCAGAAGATATCTGTAGCGAGGTAAAATATCAGAGTATAAAAAATCCTGGAATACGGGAAGAAGCTAGGACAAGAGATGGGTTGGACAAAAATCTGAGTGGTATCTCTTTTCAACCGGTTCACCTTGTCCGTTATGTTAAAGAATTAGCACTGAACCCATGTGGTGGCGGTGATAGACTTGAGCTTGTAATTGCTCGGGCTCAGTTACTGGCTTTCTATCGCACTAAGGGAATCTGTCGACTGCCTGAATTTCATGTGTTTGAAGATGGTTTATTAGAATGTGATGATTTTGACGTAATCTCAGAGGAGAAAGAGAGAGCTGAAAAATTGGTCAAGGTTGAGCAGAGGACAAGGCAATCACAAACTCGTAAACGCAAACACAACCCAGAAAATGGTGCACATCCTAATAACAGAAAAGAGAAAAGCTTGTCAGATTTGATGACCACGACGAAGCCTGATACTAACGACCGTAATCATGCTGATGTTGATTCGGCTGCTCCACAATCTTTTAAGGTTGGAGAATGCATACGTAGAATCTCGAGCCAGCTTACCGGTGGCCCTCCAATCCTCAAAGGTGGTAGTGAAAATCTCCAAGAAAAAGGAGTTACGTTTTTGAAGGAATACTCTTGCCCAGATATGTTATCAAAACTCCGTTTGGCTGCACGAGATCACAAGAAGGGTCACAGTGTTTTGACTGTTATCGGTGGCTTCTTTTCTGAGTTTCGGAATTTTATTAGCTTGAGTTCTGCTGGTTCAGTGAAACAACGGAAGAAATCTGAACAAATGGTTGGTTCCGCTGAGACATTCGACTTCGAAGATACAAATGATTCTTATTGGACTGACAGGATAGTCCAAAATACCTCAGATGAACAGGCAGCAGGGAAGAATACCGAAGGGAAAGAAGAAACTGATCTTGAAGCTAACCCAACACAGAAGGATAATGTTTCTCAGGCACCCGGAAATTCCTGTCAGCTGGCCGTACCTAAAGAGCTACATGCTGCTGGAAAAAAAGAACCGACTCCATCAACGCGCAAGAATAGGAAGAGGAAAGGAAATAACGATCAGGAAAACCCTATTCGTAGTAGTGAGTCTGGTCCATCAACCAAGAAACCGTCGTCACGCGGGTCTCGGAAGAAAAAGGAACCACCTTTGGCTCTAACGGACAACAATGCCAATCAGCTGAGTGATGTCCAGGAAAAGAAAGGACCAACCGCATTGCTTCTGAAATTTACTGAACCATATTCTGTCCCTTCAGCGACAAATCTGAATAAGACATTTCGTCGTTTTGGGCCTCTGAAGGAATCGGAAACACAAGTAGTGAAGGACTCCAACAGTGCCATAGTGGTTTTCAAGGCGTACAATGATGCGGAAGTAGCTCTTAGTAGTGCTGGGAAATTTAGCATTTTTGGACCAGCAGTTGTCAGCTACGAGCTAAGTTGCTTTCCGCTGCCCCCATCTAAAGTACCTGTTTGTGACTCAACAAAAGGTAGTGATTTTCTGACATTACTGGAAGAAGCATCTCTTTGTGACACAACACAAGGTGGTGATAACATAAAATTGTTGGAAGAAGCATCTCTTTGTGACACGACACCAGGTAGTGATAACGTTAAAGTGTTGGAAGAAGCACCTTTTTGTGACGCAACACAAAGTAGTCATGACGTATTGGAAGAAGCAACTTTCTGTGACGCAACACAAAGTAGTCATGGCGTATTGGAAGAAGCACCTTTCTTTGATGCAATGCAAAGTAGTCATGACGTATTGGAAGAAGCACCTCTGTGTGACACGATGCAAGGCAGTCATGATGTAGAGTTGTTGGAAGGGAACACGACTTGA